A single window of Nematostella vectensis chromosome 4, jaNemVect1.1, whole genome shotgun sequence DNA harbors:
- the LOC5516613 gene encoding pneumococcal serine-rich repeat protein has product MARLPERVRIARQRRREKRRPQGTLAHAWFTLVSLFRYCVWTGGTRDVASDDDEYLPGRSHAPCTGLQDTLQDLQLASTSERVVVPPTPASFYKKGKPVNPRKDRISQTSGFEEGKAKDNHNPPRPTSIHGKGKESNAGIGWIGVSGCEAVQAKDYPELPTPKSIYGKGKAATVTKNRASEVTAVRTDNPPELPTPASIYGKGKRTKVSDTQETKPKTTQLSSGMTQRDKICSAVEEANSKSSPNHSPIATSSLTNNLLKQDGCQNNKQQKFSASGSATNSSTTAIKPNNTTAITDNETSAAINTITVKTVGDTDTGRIITIPTTPIASNAITTVQSKSPTWTSNACTNTTGLIAVRTAATTIPASATVSSISTTASASTAPTNPSFATTTVTATSICASTPVTQITPAPSKSLASVSTLSTVGSAKINNHSSSTSASKPKKTRKNWITGRWEEDNTTFAEAWLDENGQYKTNPMLGIEYFFLVDVLNIGIKPRLAQGNMMKMLPSARPAPDAASSTSDHSKSSAEAVLKSSASSTSKDDPTPAKSSPEPEALASSSNKSVFAFLKKLRPSSLKHRKVTPICELHVRPSSASGRLEGH; this is encoded by the exons ATG GCGCGACTTCCCGAGAGGGTGCGCATTGCGCGCCAACGTCGCCGAGAGAAGAGGCGACCACAAGGCACACTCGCGCACGCGTGGTTCACTCTCGTGAGCCTGTTCAGATATTGTGTGTGGACCGGGGGAACTAGAGACGTCGCCTCAG ACGACGATGAGTATCTACCTGGCAGAAGTCACGCGCCTTGCACGGGTCTACAGGATACATTACAGGATCTGCAGTTAGCATCGACATCAGAGAGGGTCGTTGTACCTCCTACGCCCGccagtttttataaaaaaggaaaaccaGTGAATCCCAGGAAGGATAGAATAAGTCAGACGTCGGGCTTCGAGGAGGGGAAAGCTAAAGACAACCATAATCCTCCTAGGCCCACAAGTattcatgggaaaggaaaagAATCTAATGCCGGGATAGGATGGATAGGTGTCTCGGGGTGCGAGGCGGTCCAAGCTAAAGACTACCCAGAACTGCCGACGCCCAAGAGCATTTATGGCAAAGGGAAAGCAGCGACTGTTACGAAGAACAGGGCAAGTGAAGTCACAGCGGTCAGAACTGATAATCCACCAGAACTTCCTACACCCGCAAGTATTTATGGAAAAGGAAAAAGGACAAAAGTATCGGATACCCAAGAAACAAAACCCAAAACAACACAACTGAGTTCAG GTATGACCCAAAGAGATAAAATTTGCTCGGCGGTCGAAGAAGCCAACTCGAAGTCATCTCCAAATCATTCGCCTATCGCTACCTCTTCCTTGACAAATAACTTGTTGAAACAAGATGGCTGTCAG AATAACAAACAACAGAAATTCTCAGCATCGGGCAGCGCGACAAATTCATCTACAACTGCTATTAAACCAAACAACACTACCGCCATTACTGACAATGAAACATCCGCtgccatcaacaccatcactgtCAAGACAGTCGGAGACACAGATACGGGCAGAATCATCACGATTCCCACTACTCCAATTGCTTCTAACGCCATCACCACCGTGCAAAGCAAATCTCCCACTTGGACGTCTAACGCTTGTACAAACACCACCGGTTTAATCGCGGTAAGAACAGCTGCCACAACTATTCCTGCGAGTGCAACTGTTTCCAGTATCTCCACCACCGCAAGCGCATCCACCGCACCAACGAACCCTAGCTTTGCCACCACCACCGTCACTGCAACATCTATCTGTGCATCTACTCCAGTCACCCAGATCACCCCAGCACCGTCAAAGTCGCTTGCAAGCGTGTCAACTTTGTCTACAGTTGGCTCCGCCAAAATCAATAATCACAGCTCGAGCACCAGCGCAAGCAAGCCGAAGAAGACCCGGAAGAACTGGATCACTGGACGTTGGGAGGAGGATAATACTACCTTCGCCGAGGCCTGGTTGGATGAGAACGGTCAGTACAAGACTAATCCGATGCTTGGCATTGAATATTTCTTCCTTGTGGATGTGCTGAATATCGGGATAAAACCGCGACTCGCACAAGGGAACATGATGAAAATGCTGCCTTCAGCCAGACCCGCACCGGATGCAGCAAGCTCGACATCGGACCATTCAAAATCTAGCGCCGAGGCTGTGCTTAAGTCATCAGCTTCGAGTACGAGTAAAGATGATCCTACTCCTGCGAAGTCCAGCCCAGAACCAGAAGCGCTGGCATCTTCGTCAAACAAAAGCGTCTTTGCATTCTTGAAGAAGCTTCGACCATCGAGCTTGAAGCACCGAAAGGTCACGCCAATATGCGAGCTGCACGTGAGGCCGTCCTCAGCAAGCGGCCGACTGGAGGGCCATTAG
- the LOC5516549 gene encoding beta-glucuronidase isoform X2: MPVPASYNDITQEKSIRDFIGWAWYDMDTYVPQRWKDNSTRVVLRFESAHYYSIVWVNGEKVMEHEGGHLPFEADVSEFLHYDQTNRITAAINNTLTPTTLPPGRIQYFGGGGDWHPPGYFIQTYQFDFFNYAGIHRPVKLYTTPVVYLSDITITTSFSDNVGTVKFLSVVGAIKSIPRGDIDMKYELLDHEGFVVASVEGTEKFEGELTVRNPVLWWPIGMSNNTAYLYTLKISTSSTQSSLQDVYRLPVGIRTVRVEGTKFLFNNREFYFKGFGKHEDANIRGKGLDNVLIAKDFNLMKWLGGNSFRTSHYPYAEEIMDMADRTGIVVIDESPGVGIHYSDNFGPVSLKHHQEVMAELVRRDKNRPAVVMWSVANEPLSNLAQAEKYFAPIFSETRKLDPTRPVTFVTNFKAWSDKVVQFVDVILCNRYYAWYHDFGQTQLISRQLEEELMDWYKTFKKPVVQAEYGADTLAGLHSDPALMFTEEYQIESIDQYFPVFDKLRKEFLVGEMIWNFADFMTQQGVTRVVGNKKGILTRERQPKAAAFVLRQRYLNITLEQSPTSTGDELLDALVKFESRTPTTGNQ; encoded by the exons ATGCCGGTGCCTGCAAGCTATAACGACATCACCCAGGAGAAATCTATCAGGGACTTTATCGGCTGGGCCTGGTACGACATGGACACGTATGTCCCTCAGAGGTGGAAGGACAACTCAACAAGGGTGGTTCTGCGTTTTGAGAGTGCGCACTACTACAGTATTGTG TGGGTAAACGGCGAGAAAGTGATGGAGCATGAAGGAGGCCACCTTCCATTTGAAGCAGATGTCAGTGAATTCTTACACTACGACCAGACCAATAGAATTACAGCGGCCATCAACAACACGCTCACCCCAACTACCCTCCCACCAGGGAGGATACAATACtttggggggggtggggactg gcacccccctggctacttCATCCAGACCTATCAATTTGATTTCTTCAATTATGCGGGAATCCATCGCCCTGTCAAACTCTACACCACCCCTGTAGTTTACCTCTCTGACATCACCATAACAACGTCATTCAGTGACAATGTCGGAACTGTCAAGTTTCTGTCAGTGGTCGGTGCGATCAAGTCTATTCCGAGAGGGGATATCGATATGAAGTACGAATTACTGGATCACGAGGGGTTTGTCGTGGCATCCGTTGAGGGGACAGAGAAGTTTGAGGGGGAGTTGACTGTCCGGAATCCGGTCCTATGGTGGCCAATTGGAATGAGCAACAACACGGCGTATCTGTACACTCTAAAG ATTTCAACATCGTCAACCCAATCTTCTTTACAAGACGTTTATCGCCTTCCTGTGGGAATCAGGACTGTTCGTGTCGAAGGGACAAAATTTCTTTTCAACAACAGAGAGTTCTACTTCAAAGGCTTTGGAAAACACGAGGATGCGAAC ATCCGAGGCAAGGGTCTCGACAACGTGCTGATCGCTAAAGATTTTAACCTGATGAAGTGGCTGGGAGGTAACTCATTTCGGACAAGTCACTACCCGTACGCCGAGGAAATAATGGACATGGCCGACCGGACAGGCATAGTGGTCATTGATGAGTCTCCCGGCGTCGGAATTCATTATTC TGATAACTTTGGCCCAGTCTCCCTCAAGCATCACCAAGAAGTCATGGCGGAGCTTGTGCGCCGCGATAAGAACAGGCCAGCGGTTGTCATGTGGTCTGTAGCTAACGAGCCCCTGTCGAACCTCGCCCAAGCCGAAAAGTACTTCGC CCCGATCTTCTCAGAGACCCGTAAACTTGACCCAACTCGGCCTGTCACATTCGTTACGAACTTCAAAGCGTGGAGCGACAAAGTG GTGCAGTTCGTGGACGTGATTCTGTGTAACCGCTACTACGCGTGGTACCACGATTTCGGACAAACGCAGCTCATCTCAAGGCAATTAGAGGAAGAGCTGATGGACTGGTACAAAACCTTCAAGAAGCCTGTGGTACAAGCAGAATACGGCGCAGATACCTTGGCAGGCCTTCACTCG GATCCAGCCTTGATGTTCACTGAAGAATACCAG atcgAGTCGATTGACCAGTACTTCCCCGTGTTCGATAAGCTCAGAAAAGAGTTTCTAGTAGGAGAGATGATATGGAATTTCGCGGACTTCATGACCCAGCAAG GGGTCACCCGAGTTGTCGGCAACAAGAAGGGAATCTTGACGCGTGAACGTCAGCCGAAAGCCGCTGCCTTTGTCCTGCGCCAGCGATACCTGAATATAACACTCGAGCAGAGTCCAACATCTACAGGAGACGAACTCTTAGACGCGCTTGTCAAATTCGAGTCGCGAACACCCACCACAGGGAACCAATAA